A part of Melittangium boletus DSM 14713 genomic DNA contains:
- a CDS encoding head GIN domain-containing protein, translating to MNRKSRGLWVGLSLLVVASTGCGLGLDLRGNGNLVQEERQTADFVALEVNDGIDVIVLVDAARPRAVRVVGDDNLLARLLTEVEGGKTLHVYFPKTELMHWSSANPLRVEVTVPSLEALSRSGGGTVDVSGSITAESFALAASGGGTVRIGGLDTDSLSMDVSGGADVTLAGSASRVTSTLSGGSTLQARELAVREATLNSSGGCSTVMRVSDSLRVTASGGADLRISGRPTVLSQDLSGGSTLSFE from the coding sequence ATGAACAGGAAGTCGCGTGGGCTGTGGGTGGGACTGTCGCTGCTGGTGGTGGCGTCGACCGGGTGTGGGCTCGGGCTGGACTTGAGGGGGAACGGGAACCTGGTGCAGGAGGAGCGGCAGACGGCTGACTTCGTGGCGCTCGAGGTGAACGACGGCATCGACGTCATCGTGTTGGTGGACGCGGCACGGCCAAGGGCGGTGCGCGTGGTGGGGGATGACAACCTGCTGGCGAGGCTGCTGACGGAGGTGGAGGGCGGCAAGACGCTGCACGTCTACTTCCCGAAGACGGAGCTCATGCACTGGAGCTCGGCCAACCCGCTGCGCGTGGAGGTGACGGTTCCGAGCCTGGAGGCGCTGTCACGCTCGGGGGGTGGAACGGTGGACGTGAGTGGGAGCATCACGGCGGAGTCCTTCGCGCTCGCGGCGAGCGGAGGCGGGACGGTGCGCATCGGAGGGCTCGACACGGACTCCCTGTCGATGGATGTGAGCGGAGGCGCCGACGTGACGCTGGCGGGGAGCGCATCCCGCGTGACGAGCACCCTGTCGGGGGGCAGCACGCTCCAGGCGCGCGAGCTCGCCGTCCGCGAAGCCACGCTCAACTCCAGCGGAGGTTGCTCCACGGTGATGCGGGTCTCGGACTCACTGCGCGTGACGGCCTCGGGTGGCGCGGACCTGCGCATCTCCGGGCGGCCCACGGTCCTCTCTCAGGATCTGAGCGGCGGCTCCACGCTTTCTTTCGAGTAG
- a CDS encoding DUF1549 domain-containing protein, whose amino-acid sequence MHWHLHSKSAAMLSVMLATSGLVGVDAHAQQCSPETPPTVEPPNDRMSDTRLLRRIVLGLTGTTPTLDQYEAMAAAATPDAREALLRSTLDNALASPKFYERMLRFGHEWIAVGAYTTGASGDAYQGDLSGHLFKCPANSLHPGAYYHVNEFADPVKQCKDLDVDGNPAVPAVNSVEPWWAPGTRVEVLGKAGSNVTQVLDAKGQTLDCGIASGGYYDPMLPAGCGCGPNLVWCAPLSGLGSASNHDLGVQRRHPYEEPARLFAHLAWHDRPLSDLVIGNYSVGTNWLRALYVRFGRQMGSNAVDANTTWWRPDADNGPRDPLHPTPNDPQAWREFVVEDLEPFHLALTGNRARSGGLERTYQFDPRTTLEAPKGLPAAGVLTMIGAMSSFPRERVRAARFLEIFACQNFSPPPADVHFPPYETDPATGGTCLHCHKTLDPAAISFKRWDFSPFQSYYVPWPFMPGMGRNRVTKEWLSGQYPHNGSSPGYRWRNAFLPNTVLTPVTPEQIAANPEAVLLDTMPDTYTLLGEHGDGTMGPLGFGKILVRSGEFDRCASRKLYSMFIGRELNPASEKHFIDKLAKEFVARDRKLRPFIRYLFEQPELRRGL is encoded by the coding sequence ATGCACTGGCATTTGCACTCGAAGAGCGCGGCCATGCTGAGCGTGATGCTCGCGACCTCCGGACTCGTCGGGGTCGACGCGCACGCCCAGCAATGCAGTCCCGAGACTCCTCCGACGGTCGAGCCTCCCAACGACCGGATGAGCGACACACGGCTCTTGCGGCGCATCGTGCTCGGGCTCACCGGGACCACGCCGACCCTCGATCAGTACGAAGCGATGGCGGCCGCGGCCACGCCTGACGCGCGAGAAGCGCTCCTGCGGTCGACGCTCGATAACGCGCTCGCCTCGCCGAAGTTCTACGAGCGGATGCTGCGCTTCGGACACGAGTGGATCGCGGTGGGCGCGTACACCACCGGCGCTTCCGGCGACGCGTACCAGGGCGACCTGTCCGGCCACCTCTTCAAGTGCCCCGCGAACAGCCTGCACCCGGGCGCGTACTACCACGTGAACGAGTTCGCGGATCCGGTCAAGCAATGCAAGGACCTGGACGTGGACGGCAATCCCGCGGTGCCCGCGGTGAACTCGGTCGAGCCCTGGTGGGCGCCGGGCACGCGGGTCGAGGTGCTCGGGAAGGCTGGCTCCAACGTCACCCAGGTCCTCGACGCCAAGGGGCAGACGCTCGACTGTGGCATCGCGAGCGGTGGCTACTACGATCCCATGCTGCCCGCCGGGTGCGGCTGCGGACCGAACCTGGTGTGGTGCGCACCGCTCTCCGGCCTGGGGAGCGCGAGCAACCACGACCTCGGCGTTCAACGACGCCATCCGTACGAGGAGCCCGCGCGCTTGTTCGCGCACCTCGCGTGGCACGACCGGCCACTCTCGGATCTCGTCATCGGCAACTACTCGGTCGGAACCAACTGGCTGCGCGCGCTGTACGTGCGCTTCGGCCGGCAGATGGGCAGCAACGCGGTGGACGCGAACACGACGTGGTGGCGCCCGGACGCGGACAACGGACCTCGCGACCCGCTCCACCCGACGCCGAATGATCCGCAGGCGTGGCGTGAGTTCGTGGTCGAGGACCTGGAGCCCTTCCACCTCGCTCTCACTGGCAACCGAGCGCGCTCCGGCGGTCTCGAGCGCACGTACCAGTTCGATCCCCGCACCACGCTCGAAGCGCCGAAGGGCCTTCCCGCCGCCGGGGTGCTCACCATGATCGGCGCGATGTCCTCGTTCCCGCGCGAGCGCGTCCGAGCGGCGCGCTTCCTCGAGATCTTCGCCTGTCAGAACTTCTCGCCGCCTCCCGCGGACGTGCATTTCCCTCCGTACGAGACCGATCCCGCGACCGGTGGAACGTGCCTGCACTGCCACAAGACGCTCGATCCCGCGGCGATCTCGTTCAAGCGGTGGGATTTCAGTCCGTTCCAGAGCTACTACGTCCCGTGGCCCTTCATGCCGGGCATGGGCCGCAACCGCGTCACGAAGGAGTGGTTGTCCGGGCAGTATCCGCACAACGGCTCATCGCCGGGCTATCGGTGGAGGAACGCGTTCCTTCCCAACACCGTGTTGACCCCGGTCACCCCCGAGCAGATCGCGGCCAATCCGGAAGCGGTGCTGCTCGACACGATGCCCGATACGTACACGCTGCTCGGTGAGCACGGCGACGGCACGATGGGTCCGCTCGGGTTTGGAAAGATCCTGGTCCGCTCCGGCGAGTTCGATCGCTGCGCCTCGCGCAAGCTCTACTCGATGTTCATCGGCCGTGAGCTGAATCCGGCCTCCGAGAAGCACTTCATCGACAAGCTCGCGAAGGAGTTCGTCGCCCGCGACCGCAAGCTCCGGCCCTTCATCCGCTACCTCTTCGAACAGCCCGAACTGCGGAGGGGCCTGTGA